Within the Arachis duranensis cultivar V14167 chromosome 10, aradu.V14167.gnm2.J7QH, whole genome shotgun sequence genome, the region ATATTGCAACTTATTACACCGAATAATGAACGAGCAAGTATTGGAAGACCATATAAAAATGAAAGCAGAAAACCAGAAAAGCAAAGtcaggaaaaaagaaaaacgtcGACTCGTCaagctatttcattgaatatgGAAACATATTATGCCAATGGAATTACAAATTCTTGGGACACATATTCAAACTTTTGAGCCTTTACTTATATTCCCTTAAGGGAAAAAGGAAAGCTGCAAGAAGCACCAATACGAAACTGTAGAAAATTCTAAGCAGTAGTATAATGTGGCTGGAGTCTTGGATTATAAAAATCAAGGCAAATAAAACATGTATTTCCACATCACtgagcattattattattattaaagaatACTGAGCATTGTGAAGCATTGACATTTCATTTCATAACGAAAAGTTGGTGGGAAAATGAAgcgaaattattaaaaaaagataagaaaaagtcGAAGTGAATAGATCTTATCCTTGttgggaaaaagaaaaataaagttctATTATTATTGCACTTACTTTGGCGCTCACATAGTACATCCGTAAAGAATTCCAATCAATTATCAATGATCAATAATTTAGAGAAAAAGGAGTTATAATTCCACAAGGAAATTATACAATAATGCAAACAATAGTGTTGCTGCTCAAAGGGCTCGAGTGGAAACTTTGACGGCACCAATAATTTTGGCTACAAGGGAAGATTGCTGTTgtcatttctttatgaaaatgaatttttaatcaagtaatattaatatattatccactttttttctttgtttattccTTTCTTGGCATGGTCCTATAAAAATATAGGATCAATAATAGCAAACCAATTTCCAATTGAAAGGTTCCATTAATTTCCCCTTGTCCTCATGCTTGGGAAGGTTAAGCTCTTAGCAAACCAATTGGATATTCTTGGTTGCTTATTTGAGGCTGGAAATGTCAATAACCTGGTCTCACCATTGGCCAGTTCTCTCATCAAATTCAAATGTAGCTTAATTTGTATTTAGTTTCTACTGTAATCGATTCGTGGTGAGTTTGGTGGATTAGTTCGAAGTTGGAAATCATGGTAGCTTGATATGTAAGATATGCAGGCTAAAATCAGAtaacagattttttttttttttggaacatATCACACACACCACACCACAATCACACGATACACTTGACTACTCGAGGGTTCTCTGaggttttgatattttttattaacgagATAAAtcctcttaattttttctttaaattattataaaacatAATCTCTCACCATACAATATTTAAATAGAATTGAATAATATAGAATCAAATTTCATTtgagagagaaaatggaaaaaatctATTTTCGAAATACCAGAACATATTGTTTTCACGTCCTTGCTTAAAGGCAAAACAGGATACTATCAGCGTTGCTTATATATaccaaaaaaagttaaaaagggGCACAAAGCCAGTAGTTATGAAAATTACAAGGGGCACAAAGCAATGTTGTGAGAGCTTATATATGCACCAGTTTGTTATGTGAAAAAGGAGTTGAGTCAAGTCCGTGAAAACACTGAACCATGCACACCCATACTTGTATATcccataagaaaaataaaaaaaaataagagacagCGTtgcttatatttatattttataatctatgattttctaggagTTAAAACTTTTATCCCTAATTCATATAATATCCCCCCATGAACAGAGAAGATTGCTTATGAATTATTAGCTAAGAAAATCGTGAAGTGGATCAACTCCTCGGAAgaggttttaattcaaaaacaaaCCTTGCTGAAAGAAAGCCCTATGTTTTAGTACCATCACTAAGAATTTCAAATTATGGCAGCACCATAACAAGGATCCGTATCTCAAGAAACATGGGCAGCATGAACCAATCATCAATGAAACCATAAAAATTGTAGTCCAGGTAAAATTTCCGACCAAGTCACCAAGATGTAGCTATATGAAATCAAGTAGAAATGAATACTGGTTTCATACCACTTTGGGAAGGTCTAAGTTTCAACTAGGATTATTTGATGAAGAATATACTTAATAAACCACATGCAGTTCGAAAAACGAAACATATTAGAGCACTTATACAAACTCAAAGCTATTCTCCATTGCAGGGAAAAGCATATGAAGAGGACGTTCAAGCACTCATTGGGGCACCAGAGTTCTTTCTGCATTCTGCAAGCATGTCCATGTAAAACTGGCACTTGCTAATATCGCTTCCATAGCTGTTGATGCACTGCAAGGAAATCAATAACATTTAGCGTCAAGTAATATTATCACATTTCACACGACACATCTAAACTTGCAAGTAAAAAACAGCACAAGCAAAAGACATAATTTTGCTTTTTAGATCCATTTGGGCGGCATAGTTCTGAAAATTATGCCATTTTTATGACTGGTTTTAGCTTTGAAGAAATGTTAATGAATGTTTTCAAACAGAAGACGACGCAACTAGGTATAAAACAAATGTACACATACATCCTGGAATGCCTTTGAGTGAATGTTGCATGCATCCATACTATTAGCGGTAGGTACAGgggcagcagcagcagcagcagcagcatcaTTCCCAACGACTTCAATTGTTCGGGGTCCCATGATTGCATCCACAGCCCTATGTGCCACACCACTTCCAGTGCCAAAAGCCATTCCTACAAAAGACAGTGGAGTGTATCAAATGTAGCAACTATGGAGTATGAAATTTGTTTTGACagattaaatataataatggaAGGTGATCTTATGTAGCATACCTTGGGCTATTGTAGATCCAATACCTCCAAGCATAGATCCACCACCGCTCTGAGCAGGAGCAGGAGCAGGAGCAGGAGCTTGGTGAACTGCAAGAAAACAGCAATGGAAGGCAAGTCAGCAGAATAAATTCGATATCAATTTCTTGCAGAAGAcataaatttcatcaaaatattCATTACATGTACTTTCATAAGATACAGAACAGATTTCATATTTTAAGACTATTGAAACTCGAACTTAGCCTAGCCTATTCTATATCACATTCATCCATACCTGGAGCAGGACGTGGAGCTGCACGTGGAGCTGGGCGAGCAGATCTTCCTGCAGATATAATCAATAACTCAATATCATTGACATAAAAggtttatttatttcttgtgagaatatgaatgttatataatcaaattatatataacAAATATACACCGTGGACCAGCATTCTACAACAGAGGTCATCAAAGTCATGGAAACCAAAGCAGGTAAACCTATGGGCATAATCATAGCTTCGGAAACTCTTAAGTGATGAAAAACAAATGTTATCTAGATAGAACCAGAGATACTAATAAACACTCATAGTATTCTCCGTTCAAAAGCACCATGACAAAATCCCTATAAATTTATTCATGCTTCACCAAACACAACAATTAATAGAAACGATAACAACTTCACAAAACAGGTGATTAATTAAGTCatctttccttttatttttatttcattaaaaaaaaaaactagaaatcCCTAACCAATATTTGCCATGAAGTGTAAGAGGCGAAACAAAATTCATTGTAAAATCACAAGATAGCTAGGTCAAACAATCTAGGCCTAGAGTTTCTAACTTCCGTGAACAATTAAACAAAGGGAGTTAAACAAGAAAATTGCATACTcgaaataataacaaaataaagagcatagaactgaataaaaatacaaaaataaataaataaataacagatCTGGGAGCAAGAATGCATAAACAATGTAAACAGAGAGATTAGAAATGGAGGAGCTTACCACCGGAGCTGCGGCGAGGCATGATTGGTTGTTAGGGCAAAGACGGTGAAGAAGCGAAAGGGAATATGGAATATGCTGAGGTGAGAGGCCGTTGCGGAAATGAAAATCTAAGAGAAGATAACAAAACCCTTAATAACCCTTCAGCGTTTGATTTATAGCCACATTTGTGGAGGCGGTTGCGGTAAGAGGGATACGTGTCAATTCCGGATTCGTGGGTTTCGGAGCTGTTGACGTGTTCTCCATGTACTCTGTAGTAGGCTAGTACCAGAACCAAAATTCTTCCCATGACCCGACTCCCTTGGTGCCCGATCCTTGATAGAGATACCAAGAAAGAGATCGAAAGACTGAGATTGagagacaaaaatttaaaaatagagatTAGAATAAATTTCAGTATTCTACTTGATGcaaaataagagacagaaattgaaacaaaaataaaactctaatttaatttatataaagaataaaattaaaataaataaatatattttaagtataaaatgttattaaaattttaatttttctctctaaaaattttagcctCCTCCTGTATTTCTACCTTTTTGAAAGTacaaagacaaaaattttaatactaatctCTTTCTGATACAATAAACATAATACTGAGTCTCAACTTCTCCCTCTCTGTCTCccaatatttcaaaaaaaatgctAGAGGTAATCTTCTTCGACTTCAATCTATTAGAGCTTTGCCATTGTCGCGGGAGGCTCCCTCAGAAGGCCGAATACTTGATGCATGGATCTGAAGCCGAGATCTTTCTTCCTCATTGTTGTCCTCAGCCCGCATCCGCACTATATCCCTTTGTGTTCTTCCGTAAACGAACCTCTCCGCGGACGCCACTCGGTGAAGCTCCTGGTGATGGTTCCGCCGCGAAGCTCCAGCAATTGTGTTCGTGTTCTCCGCTCCGCAGCTCCCTTTTAGCCAAGTCTTTGGCGGAGAAGTAAGTCTCTCGGTGCCCCCACCTCGATCCATCCTCTCTGTTTCAATTGTGTGATTGCGGGTATCAGTGGTAGGTCGTCGCAAAGCTGTGGGTGGTAACTGCTCTCCCTCATCAGTGATCGATAagcttttttaatttctcttgctTGGAGAAGAAGCAGGGGGGTTTTTGAATTCATAGAGGGTGAAATGTAGACCTTAGCCCAATCCATAGCTGGAGTCTACAATAATGCTTTAGTAatcttggattttatttttggtttctgTTGTTGACCtaaaaaagtatttattaatcatattagctgtatattaaaaattaatcattaaattaattacctataaaaaatatatattaattttgatttccttcctttaaatttgatttgttttttttttctttggtgtacaaatatttttttctttattcttagAAGATCCTTTTTGCATTGTGGTGTTCTCCCACATAATTTGTGTCCTTCTTTATATTTGGGCACAAAGTCATAAACCTATTCAGCAAATCATATTTATAAGAATCAGATCGAATTTGACCAATTCGACCAAAAAATTGATGAGCCGATTTTTTAACCGATCCCGtccaattttttaattgtttaaggATAAGAATCAATCAAAATCGGTAAAAACGATCTAAAATTAATGAAATTCAGTTTAACAAAACCATTCGAatgaaaattctaaaattaataaaattgtaatccgaacttaatttttttgtgccTACGTGCTCTCTTTACTCTTTGGTGCTATCCTTACAACTAAATTAGTTGTtcgtttttgttttaaatagtaattattgattatatagtaaaaatgtacattaatttttttaaatgttattttgattttatattctattatatttaaattaattttattttttattattcatcatcattaataaaaatgtaattaaatatgtaaaaacaaaacagatcaattagttaattataatataaatatttttttattatataatatttagtaatattattttttaataaatacatataatatataataatataataaatataaattaattagttagttattaaaattaaaaatagttactttaatataaaaataaaattaaaaaataagtattattaaattaataaaccaATAATCCGACTAAGTTCACTTTTGTTTTATGTACTTGCTATGTGGCTTATATTTCCTTGAATCATAATATTtcggctaatttttttaattttgattaaatatCTGCAATACGGTATTTATTGAAAGTGTAAGTGTTTTTCTTTGATATGATTATATGACgttattttgtataattttatattaatcaaATTGAATGATTCAATTCGTTTAAAGAGagaaacaaaatacaaattGAAGGTCCAATTAGtacttttaaatttgtttatttaaaaaaaaattaaaaaatataattttaatataatttttttcaaattgaatGGTCCCATGTcgcgaaaaaaaaaaacatttgaaGGTCCCACACTAGTAGTTTTGAAAGCTATTATTCCCCATTGCAGGGAAAAGCATATGAAGAGGACGTTCAAGCACTCATTGGGGCACCATTGTTCTTTCTGCATTCTGCAAGCATGTCCATGTAAAACTGGCACCTGCTAATATCGCTTCCATAGCTGTTGATGCACTGCAAGGAAATCAATAACATTTATTGTCAAGTAATATTATCACATTTCACATGACACATCTAAACTTGCAAGTAAAAAACAGCACAATCAAAAAACACAATTTTGCTTTTTAGATCCATTTGGGCGGCATAGTGCTGTAAAGTATGCAACTTTTATGGCTGGTTTTAGCCTTGAAGAAACATTAATCGAAGACGACGAAACTAGGTATAAAACAAATGTACACATACATCCTGAAATGCCTCTGACTGAATGTTGCATGCATCCATACTATTAGCGGGAGGTACAGGGGCAGCAGCAGCATCTTTCCCAACGACATCAATTGTTTGCGGTCCCATGATTGCATCCATAGCCCTATGTGCCACAGCACTTCCAGTGCCCAAACCCATTCCTACAAAAGACAGTGGAGTTTATCAAATGTAGCAACTATGGAGTATGAAATTTGTTTTGACggattaaatataataatggaAGGTGATCTTATGTAGCATACCATGGGCTATTGTAGATCCAATACCCCCAAGCATAGATCCACCACCGCTCTGAGCAGGAGCAGGAGGAGGAGCTTGGTGAACTGCAAGAAAACAGCAATGGAAGGCAAGTCAGCAGAATAAATTCGATATCAATTTCTTGCAGAAGACATAAATTTCATCAATATTCACTACATGTACTTTCATAAGAAGATACAGAACAGATTTCATATTTTAAGACTACTTAAACTCTAACATAGCCTAGCCTATTACTATATCACATTCATCCATACCTGGAGCAGGACGTGGAGCTGTACGTGGAGCTAGGCAAACAGATCTTCCTGCAGATATAGTCAATAACTCAATATCATTGACATAAAAGGTTTACTTATATGTTGTGAgaatatgaatattatataatCAAATTATCATATTATTGTTAAGCAGTAAGATTtcttctattatatattaagGTTTAGGGGTTAGGGTCCTATAACAGTAATAATTTCACGGTTATCGCTTTTTTCTCCTAATGGCACTGGATAACCCCGTTTCTAAAACAAATATGCACCGTGGACCAGCATTCTACAACAATGTAAACAAGGAGAGATTAGAAATGGAGGAGCTTAACACCGGAGCTGGGCGAGGCATGATTGGTTGTTAGGGCAAAGACAGTGAAGAAGCGAAAGGGAATATGGAATATGCTGAGGTGAGAGGTTGTTGCGAAAATGCAAATCTAAAGAGATCACAAAACCCTCAATAAACggctaaaaaattttgatatggtAGTAAAATAGGTGTTATACTTTAACATGCTGATTTTCTGTGTTTTTTAAAACTATGGGAGTACACAAATCAGATCCACCGATTTgtgttgaaaaaattttaaaaagttggaGTACACAAATCAGATCCACGATTTGTgtactccaaattttttttattttttcaacacAAATCAAACGGTCCGAATACAAAATtagacggtccgatttgtgtacctaAAAATCGGACTGTCCGATTTCTATACCTCTTAAAAATTAGACGATCCGATTTGTACTCCGTACATTAAATCATcccatattttaaaaatatatcacattagatcacattttaaaaaaacatcATTGTTaatccaatattaaaaataaaaaaatgtcaaTAAACCTTCAGCGTTTAATTTATAGCCACATTTGTCGAGGCGGTCGCGGTTCGAGGGATACGTGTCAATTCCGGATTCGTGGGTTTCGGAGCTATTTACGTGTTCTCCACGTACTCAGTAGTAGTCTAGTAACAATAGATAAGCttttttaatttcccttgcttggAGAAGAAGCAGCCAAACAGGCGGTTTTGGTTTACATGTTTTCTGACTCTCTTTTgttttatacaatttttttcccGACTTGTACTTCTATATCTacatttttattgggtttttgTTGGATTCATAGAGGATGAAATGTAGTGGGTCTTAGTCCAATCCATTACTGGACTCTACAGGTGACCGAGGATGgaccaaaaaatttaatataaaagggtcgaattttaaataattttttttattttataaaaataattaatatatagttattagaattaatttttaaaaaatttatcaaatatatatatataattataattttttttaaaaattttatttttaatatgatagttacataaaaaaaatataacaatatcaatagtatattataaaattctaaagTACCAATAATTTATAGCgtgtttagttaaaaataatcacatatcttattaattaaaattaattctttcaaaattttataaaaatttgaaaataaatgataaattattaattatttaaaagagaCAATAGTGTCGTTCACGACTTGGTCTGAAGAGGTCGGATGtaagattagctggcagataaacactcattcaaatgagtaaccgcccctaaaatctctctaaccgcctcataaagccatatcttaacctccccaagataatagggacggttaccaccctaaagatatggcactacaccaacggtggttattggctcaccactataaatacactgacacccctcaggtatctctaagtccaatactctctaagacctgctcacactcttgctaacttaggcatcggagtgtctttgcaggtaccacccccccaTTCACACGcggcacaagtcggacggagtctCCCGAGTTGCGGACCTATCCGGAGTCTTCCTCCATCACTCACTTGGGCCGCCAAACGCCATCCGTCGTAtcaatctccggttacctaccgtaacattggcgccgttgccggggacccgagagatcgcTCAACGATGGCGGAaagatcccacgaagaaggccatgtggaaacagattctgaacaagagaatctggacgTGTGCAATGACAACGAAGACAATGACCAACACAGAGAGGGTACCTCCGGAGTAAAGAATCCGAAGGTAAATTCCTCAGATGGGCGCGAATCAGAAAAAGGCGGACCAGCTCACGTAACTGAACTAATAGGATTGGTCCATAGCCGCCTGGAGCAATTGGAACAAGAGCGGGAAAGGCAAAAGGAAACCGAAAGGTACCTTAAAGAGGAAACTCCCGCGATGAAGGAGAAGATCAACTCCCGGGCGGAGAagatcctttcagcgaggacataatgagggcaaaagttccaaggaacttcaaaagccctgatatggacctctatgacggaactacggatccaaagcatcatcttAGCAActttaaaagtcggatgtatctagCCGATGCCTCCGACGCTACGAGATGCAAGgctttcccgaccactttatcgaaagcagcgatgaagtggttcgatagcctccccCCAAGATCCATCACTAattttgaagacctctcaaggaaattcttgatgaggttctcaatccaaaaagataaagtaaaacatgcaccgagcctcctgggaataaaacaggaggtcggagagcTTCCACCCCCTagacctattaaaaataaaaaagggggaagcCGCAGCGAGTattgcgagtaccataaaatatatggtcactccaccaACGACTGTTATGACctcaaaaatgtgatagaaaagctggctagagaaggtcggcttgacagataTCTCATGGAGAGGTCGGACACCCATGGAAAAAGAAAGCGAGACGATATGGACAGAAGAGATCCACCCCCACAAACCCCtgagagacatatccatatgatctcaggaggatttGCAGGAGGTGGAGTCACTAAAtcttctcgcaaaagacatctcaagaGAGTTTATCAGGTCGGGGAAGAAACACCCGACCTCCCCACTATctcattcacaaaagaagatgggcaagggatAATCCCCGGGCATGATGATCCCGTGGTGATAACCATGATCCTAGCCAacgcccatctccacagaaccctagtagaccaaggaagctcggcggacatccttttcaagcccgccttcgacaagctagggttagatgaaaaagagttgagagctTACCCCGACACCCTATATGGGTTAGGGGATATgccaataaaaccactgggATTTTTACCCCTTCACACGacctttggaaaaggggaaaaatcaaggactctgagcatagacttcatagtcatcgatgaagggtcagcctacaatgccctaattggcaggactacccttaatcgccttggagcagtggtatcaactccccacctttgcatgaaattcccgacctcAGGAGGAATAGCAACGGTAAGGGGAGATCAAAAATTGGCAAGGAAGTGCTATAATGAAAGCCTGAATCTGAGAGGGAAGGGCAAAGAAGTCCACACCATAGAGCTAGGCGGCGCAAGAACCAGAGAAGAGCTACGACCCCAACCGGGAGGgaaaaccgaggagatacaaATCGGtgaggaggaaggaaaaaacacttacataggagccaacctaggggaaaccctgAAACAAAGGTTGGGTGAACTCCTAAGAgctaattccgacctcttcgcctggaaggcctccgacatgcccgggattgatcccgagctcatgtcccataggctctcggtttacccagggtcccgacctgtacagcaaagaagacgcaagctcggcctAGAGAGGGCCTCCATagtggaagagcaagtacaggcgctcctAGAAGCCGGCTTTATCAGAGAGGTCAaatacccaacatggctagccaatgtagtgctagtcaaaaaacaaaatggtaaatggagaatgtgcgtcgactataccgacctgaataaggcatgtcctaaggacccttatcccctaCCGAGTATTGATACCCTGGTGGACTCCAGCTCAGGGTACCAATACCTatcattcatggacgcctactcgggatacaaccaaatcccgatgCACGAACCCGACCAGGAGAAGACATCGTTCATCACACCAAAAGCCAACTactgctacgtggtcatgccattcggattgaagaatgcaggagccacgtaccaaaggctgatgaacaaagtGTTTTCCCCCCATCTAGGGAGCCTAATGGaggtatacgtcgacgacatgttagtaaaaaccaagcaagaagtcgacctcttaaccaacctctcacaagtcttcgACACTATAAGGTcgcatgggatgagactaaatcccgcaaaatgcgccttcgcagtagaagcaggaaaatttctagggttcatgctaacacaaagagggattgaagcCAATCCCAACAAgtgtagagccatcctagaaatgaaaagtccgacctgtttgagagaagtccagcaactcaatggccgacttgcagccctctccagattcttggcaggatcagcactaaaatcccttccactgtTCTCCCTATTAAGGAAGGGATGccagttcgaatggactccgGAACTAAAGAAGGGATGCCAGTTCGAATGGACTCTGGAATGtgaggaggcgttccaagagttcaaaaaattcttaagccaacctcctatcttAACCCGACCAGAACCGGAAAAAGACCTCGTCCTATACCTATCCGTCGCAAACAGGGCTGTCTCATCAGCCCTGGTcagagaagacgaggtcgggcAACACCCGGTCTATTTCACCAGTAAGGTTCTACAAGGTCCTGAGCTAAGGTACCGTaaactagagaagtttgcctactccttagtgatagcctcacgaaggctacgaccttacttccaggctcacacaataagagttgGCTCATACGATAAGAGtccgtacgaaccaacccatgaagcaaatccttcaaaagacggatgttgcggGGAGAATGGTTCAGTGGGcgatagagctctccgagtttgaTTTGAGATACGAAACTCGGACTGCAATTAAAGCCCAGTGCctcgccgacttcattgcagaatacgCAGGTGAACAAGAGGAAAAACCGACTACATGGGAACCctatgtagacggatcctccaacaaaacagggagcggcgcaggcataatattggtagatggaaaaggaacccagatagaggtctccttaaaatttgaatttctggcttcaaacaatcaggcagaatatgaagccttgattgcagGATTAAAGTTAGCAGAAGAAGTTGGCGCCGCAAAGGTGACGAtctacagcgactcacaagtggtgACTTCCCAAATAAGTGGggaatatcaggcaaaggaccccaATATGAAGAAATACTTGGAAAAAACCTTGGAACACCTAGGGCACTTTGCGGAAACCGAGGTCAAGcatataactcgggatctaaatagcagagctgacgccctatccaagttagcaagtaccaaacccggagggaacaacagaagcctgattcaagaaaTCCTCCGAGAACCCTCGGTATCAAAAGCAGAAGATGAACGAGAGGTACTTGAGGTAGTCGGcctaaacctcggatggatgaatcccttagtcgaatacctgaaattcgacatcctccccaaagaggagaaggaggctaaaaagatccgaagggaagcacaacattatACTTTGGTGAGAAATATCCTTTACAGAAGAGGaatatcaacaccattgctgaagtgcgtaccgacctcaagaaccaccgaggtgttggaagaagtacacagtggaatctgcggaaaccatctcggagcaaggtcgcTGGCCAGAAAAGTGATCcgagcaggattctattggccgaccttgcagaaagatgccacagactttgtgaaaaaatgccagccatgccagatgcatgcaaatttccacgtggctccaccagaagagctcattagtataacttccccctggcctttcgcaaaatggggaatggatttgttaggtcctttttcCCAAGCACCAGGGCAAGTTAAATACTTaatcgtgggaatagattacttcacaaagtggatagaagcagaaccattagccactatcaccgctcaaagaagtcgcaggttcctctacaaaacatcatcacaaggtatgggataccttattccatcaccacagataatggaacccaattcaccgacaCCACCTTCAGAAGCctggtagccagtatgaaaatcaaacatcaattcacctcggtagaacacccacaagccaatgggcaagccgaggcagctaACAAGG harbors:
- the LOC107468637 gene encoding uncharacterized protein LOC107468637, whose amino-acid sequence is MPRRSSGGRSARPAPRAAPRPAPVHQAPAPAPAPAQSGGGSMLGGIGSTIAQGMAFGTGSGVAHRAVDAIMGPRTIEVVGNDAAAAAAAAPVPTANSMDACNIHSKAFQDCINSYGSDISKCQFYMDMLAECRKNSGAPMSA
- the LOC110277051 gene encoding uncharacterized protein LOC110277051, which encodes MLGGIGSTIAHGMGLGTGSAVAHRAMDAIMGPQTIDVVGKDAAAAPVPPANSMDACNIQSEAFQDCINSYGSDISRCQFYMDMLAECRKNNGAPMSA